The following are encoded in a window of Arthrobacter woluwensis genomic DNA:
- a CDS encoding bifunctional sugar phosphate isomerase/epimerase/4-hydroxyphenylpyruvate dioxygenase family protein has protein sequence MRTGVATVCLSGTLREKMQACAIAGFDGIEIFEPDLITSPLSPEDVRSLAADLGLGLDLYQPFRDFDSVPEDLLRENLRRADAKFRLMSRLGMDTILVCSNVATAQIDDDGLRAEQLARLAELAGEHGVKVAYEALAWGKYVNDYEHAHRLVEMVDHPNLGTCLDSFHILSRDWDTAPIEAFDPEKIFFVQVADAPRLSMDVLSWSRHHRVFPGEGQFDLAKFMGHVIRAGYSGPVSLEVFNDVFRQADVDRTAVDAMRSLIWLEEQSARWLTEQDGGTEAAHRRRHPMELATLPRVPEPAGFDFAEVKAEDTAGLETLLGQLGFSFAGRHRTKDVQLWTLGQARVIINEQAPSQAEPAIAALGFDVESPLLASARAQQLKAPAVARTVQADEEVFQGVSAPDSTEIFLCQSRPGGVAVWTHEFGDGDGPGKVGGAATIDHVNLAQPWQHFDEAVLFYTSALALEPAPFAEVPSPTGLVRSQVMQTSDRAVRLVLNLAPVVQQGLDSGGDPGRKTYQEHIAFAVDDLVATARAAKDRGLEFLPIPANYYEDLDARFQLDPEFLATLRDLDLLYDRDGDGEFLHFYTATVGSVFFEMVERRGGYDGYGAANAPVRHAVQYDARQDRPSA, from the coding sequence ATGCGCACGGGAGTCGCCACCGTCTGCCTGTCCGGCACGCTGCGCGAGAAGATGCAGGCCTGCGCCATCGCCGGCTTCGACGGGATCGAGATCTTCGAGCCCGACCTGATCACCTCCCCGCTCAGTCCCGAGGACGTCCGCTCCCTGGCCGCCGACCTCGGCCTCGGCCTCGATCTCTACCAGCCTTTCCGTGACTTCGACAGCGTCCCCGAGGACCTCCTGCGGGAGAACCTCCGCCGCGCCGATGCCAAGTTCCGCCTCATGTCCCGCCTCGGCATGGACACGATCCTCGTGTGCAGCAACGTCGCCACCGCACAGATCGACGACGACGGCCTGCGCGCCGAGCAGCTCGCCCGCCTCGCGGAACTCGCCGGTGAGCACGGCGTGAAGGTGGCCTACGAGGCGCTGGCGTGGGGCAAGTACGTCAACGACTACGAACACGCCCACCGGCTCGTCGAGATGGTGGACCACCCGAACCTCGGCACCTGCCTGGACTCCTTCCACATCCTCTCCCGGGACTGGGACACCGCGCCCATCGAGGCCTTCGACCCGGAGAAGATCTTCTTCGTCCAGGTGGCCGACGCCCCGCGCCTCTCCATGGACGTCCTGTCCTGGAGCCGCCACCACCGGGTGTTCCCGGGCGAGGGGCAGTTCGACCTGGCGAAGTTCATGGGCCACGTGATCCGGGCGGGCTACTCCGGTCCCGTCTCCCTCGAGGTCTTCAACGACGTCTTCCGGCAGGCCGATGTGGACCGCACCGCGGTGGACGCCATGCGGTCGCTCATCTGGCTGGAGGAGCAGAGCGCACGCTGGCTCACCGAGCAGGACGGGGGCACGGAGGCTGCGCACCGCCGTCGTCACCCGATGGAACTGGCCACCCTGCCCCGGGTGCCGGAGCCCGCCGGCTTCGACTTCGCCGAGGTGAAGGCCGAGGACACCGCCGGACTGGAGACGCTGCTCGGGCAGCTCGGCTTCAGCTTCGCGGGACGGCACCGCACCAAGGACGTCCAGCTCTGGACCCTGGGCCAGGCGCGCGTCATCATCAACGAGCAGGCGCCCTCCCAGGCCGAACCCGCGATCGCCGCGCTCGGTTTCGACGTCGAGTCACCGCTGCTCGCCTCCGCGCGAGCCCAGCAGCTGAAGGCGCCCGCGGTCGCCCGCACGGTCCAGGCCGACGAGGAGGTCTTCCAGGGGGTCTCAGCCCCGGATTCGACGGAGATCTTCCTGTGCCAGAGCCGCCCGGGAGGAGTCGCCGTGTGGACTCACGAATTCGGAGACGGCGACGGCCCCGGGAAGGTGGGCGGCGCCGCGACGATCGACCACGTGAACCTGGCCCAGCCGTGGCAGCACTTCGACGAGGCCGTCCTCTTCTACACGAGCGCCCTGGCGCTGGAGCCCGCGCCGTTCGCCGAGGTGCCCAGCCCCACCGGCCTGGTCCGTTCGCAGGTCATGCAGACCTCGGACCGTGCCGTGCGCCTGGTGCTCAATCTCGCCCCCGTGGTCCAGCAGGGCCTCGATTCCGGCGGGGATCCGGGCCGCAAGACCTACCAGGAGCACATCGCCTTCGCCGTCGACGACCTCGTGGCCACGGCGCGTGCGGCGAAGGACCGGGGGCTGGAGTTCCTGCCCATCCCCGCCAACTATTACGAGGACCTGGACGCCCGGTTCCAGCTCGATCCGGAGTTCCTGGCCACGCTGCGGGACCTCGATCTCCTCTACGACCGCGACGGCGACGGCGAGTTCCTGCACTTCTACACCGCCACGGTGGGCAGCGTCTTCTTCGAGATGGTGGAGCGCCGCGGCGGCTACGACGGTTACGGCGCCGCGAACGCCCCGGTCCGCCACGCCGTCCAGTACGACGCCCGTCAGGACCGGCCGTCCGCCTGA
- a CDS encoding shikimate dehydrogenase, protein MSTRAGSFLVGLVGEGVLPSLTPPMHEREGDRQGLRYLYRPLDLLETGLPAGSIGELLRWAADLGFNGLNITHPCKQLVMAHLDEVSEDARRLAAVNTVVIEDGRFIGHNTDFSGFARALADGLPGASLERVVQLGAGGAGSAVAYALLTAGVGVLDLVDTDPVRCAERAESLRALFPGAVVTAHTPDELPALLPLADGLVHCTPIGMAAHPGLPLDPALLEPRHWVADIVYRPLETELVRRARAIGCRVLDGGRMAVGQAADAFRLFTGHDADAGRMREHFLELIAAEDATATEGGR, encoded by the coding sequence ATGAGCACTCGAGCAGGATCATTCCTGGTGGGCCTGGTGGGCGAGGGCGTCCTGCCGTCCCTCACCCCGCCGATGCATGAGCGGGAGGGCGACCGGCAGGGCCTCCGGTACCTGTACCGACCCCTCGATCTGCTCGAGACCGGCCTCCCCGCCGGCTCGATCGGCGAGCTGCTGCGGTGGGCCGCCGATCTCGGCTTCAACGGTCTGAACATCACGCACCCCTGCAAGCAGCTCGTGATGGCGCATCTCGACGAGGTGTCCGAGGACGCCCGGCGGCTCGCCGCGGTGAACACGGTCGTGATCGAGGACGGACGGTTCATCGGCCACAACACCGATTTCTCCGGCTTCGCCCGCGCCCTCGCCGACGGCCTGCCGGGAGCCTCGCTCGAGCGGGTGGTGCAGCTGGGTGCGGGAGGCGCCGGGTCCGCCGTCGCCTATGCGCTCCTGACCGCCGGCGTCGGGGTGCTGGATCTGGTGGACACGGACCCGGTCCGGTGCGCCGAGCGCGCCGAGAGCCTGCGGGCGCTGTTCCCCGGCGCGGTCGTCACCGCGCACACCCCGGACGAGCTGCCGGCGCTCCTGCCGCTCGCCGACGGTCTGGTGCACTGCACGCCGATCGGCATGGCCGCGCACCCCGGCCTGCCGTTGGATCCGGCGCTGCTGGAACCCCGGCACTGGGTGGCGGACATCGTCTACCGTCCACTCGAGACCGAACTCGTGCGACGGGCCCGGGCCATCGGCTGCCGCGTCCTGGACGGGGGCCGCATGGCGGTGGGGCAGGCCGCCGACGCCTTCCGGCTCTTCACCGGCCACGACGCCGACGCCGGCCGCATGCGCGAACACTTCCTGGAGCTGATCGCGGCGGAGGACGCCACCGCTACGGAAGGGGGCCGCTGA